In Halogeometricum sp. S1BR25-6, a single genomic region encodes these proteins:
- a CDS encoding ATP-binding protein — protein MSEETETITVADVRDGAGGDADADPGSPVELPVVDILTGRGFITGKSGSGKSNTASVVIEKLLSNNFPVLIVDTDGEYYGLKEQFELLHAGADDECDIQVSPEHAEKLAHLALEQNIPIILDVSGYLDESDAQKLLTEVAKNLFAKEKKLKKPFLMLVEECHEYIPEGGGMDEAGKMLIKIGKRGRKHGLGIVGISQRPADVKKDFITQCDWLCWHRLTWNNDTKVVGRILGSEYADAIEDMANGEAFLVTDWSESIRRVQFRKKNTFDAGATPGLDDFERPDLKSVDGDLVSELQGISDEKARRESEIADLRQQLERKEARIRDLERELEEARDLSRMADQFAQAMFRKAESPYRGGQGRNLGRPEEQQSALAEYEASRDETVENGAAVDGATTADESATGAVENGSEAEAGAEANPENSETTAADDDAEEEAVTSAAAGAYPGLDADAFVGADAGVDGHTAADESSVAPERAHSGVEGLTGREDVVERLTGVLAGLPEASRRMLAVYRESDARDPVDAHVAAGEVGDKQLAYSRNGPLRRAGFVEHVGRGRYAYAVPELVRETFADRLDEAELSAVVSAVESAFVPDTERIEDGETAEADD, from the coding sequence ATGAGCGAGGAAACCGAGACGATTACCGTCGCGGACGTGCGCGACGGCGCGGGGGGAGACGCGGACGCGGACCCGGGGTCGCCGGTGGAACTGCCGGTGGTCGACATCCTGACCGGCCGGGGGTTCATCACCGGCAAGTCGGGGTCCGGCAAATCCAACACCGCGTCGGTGGTCATCGAGAAACTGCTGTCGAACAACTTTCCGGTCCTCATCGTCGACACCGACGGCGAGTACTACGGGTTGAAAGAGCAGTTCGAACTCCTGCACGCGGGCGCTGACGACGAGTGCGACATCCAAGTCAGCCCCGAACACGCGGAGAAACTCGCACACCTCGCCTTAGAGCAGAACATCCCCATCATCCTCGACGTGTCGGGCTACCTCGACGAGAGCGACGCGCAGAAACTGCTCACCGAGGTGGCCAAGAACCTCTTCGCCAAGGAGAAGAAACTGAAGAAGCCGTTTCTCATGCTGGTCGAGGAGTGCCACGAGTACATCCCCGAGGGTGGCGGGATGGACGAGGCGGGCAAGATGCTCATCAAAATCGGCAAGCGGGGTCGGAAACACGGCCTCGGCATCGTAGGCATCTCCCAGCGACCCGCCGACGTGAAGAAGGACTTCATCACCCAGTGCGATTGGCTCTGCTGGCACCGCCTGACGTGGAACAACGACACGAAGGTCGTCGGCCGCATTCTGGGGAGCGAGTACGCCGACGCCATCGAGGACATGGCCAACGGCGAGGCGTTCCTCGTCACCGACTGGTCCGAATCCATCCGACGGGTGCAGTTCAGAAAGAAGAACACGTTCGACGCGGGCGCGACGCCCGGCCTCGACGACTTCGAGCGCCCCGACCTGAAGTCCGTCGACGGCGACTTGGTCTCGGAGTTACAGGGAATCTCCGACGAGAAGGCGCGCCGCGAGTCGGAGATAGCCGACCTGCGCCAGCAGTTAGAACGCAAGGAGGCGCGGATACGCGACTTGGAGCGCGAACTGGAGGAGGCCCGCGACCTCTCGCGGATGGCCGACCAGTTCGCGCAGGCGATGTTCCGGAAGGCGGAGTCGCCCTACCGCGGCGGACAGGGTCGGAACCTCGGACGCCCCGAAGAGCAGCAGTCCGCGCTGGCCGAGTACGAGGCGTCGCGCGACGAGACGGTCGAGAACGGCGCAGCGGTGGACGGCGCGACGACGGCCGACGAGAGTGCGACCGGTGCCGTCGAGAACGGGTCCGAGGCGGAGGCGGGGGCGGAAGCGAACCCGGAGAACTCGGAGACGACCGCCGCTGACGACGACGCGGAGGAGGAGGCGGTGACGTCGGCCGCCGCGGGCGCCTATCCCGGTCTGGACGCGGACGCGTTCGTCGGCGCCGACGCCGGCGTCGACGGCCACACGGCGGCCGACGAGTCCTCTGTCGCTCCCGAACGCGCCCACAGCGGCGTCGAGGGTCTCACGGGCCGCGAGGACGTGGTTGAGCGACTGACGGGCGTGCTCGCGGGACTGCCGGAGGCGTCCCGCCGGATGCTCGCCGTCTACCGGGAGTCGGACGCCCGCGACCCCGTGGACGCGCACGTCGCCGCGGGCGAGGTCGGCGACAAGCAGTTGGCCTACAGCCGAAACGGACCGCTCCGGCGCGCCGGGTTCGTCGAACACGTCGGCCGCGGGCGTTACGCCTACGCCGTCCCCGAACTCGTCCGCGAGACGTTCGCGGACCGTCTCGACGAGGCGGAACTGTCGGCGGTCGTCTCGGCCGTCGAGTCGGCGTTCGTGCCCGATACGGAGCGAATCGAGGACGGCGAGACGGCGGAAGCGGACGACTGA
- the dinB gene encoding DNA polymerase IV encodes MAGETLPGVAREDRTDARVVLHVDMDCFYASCERLREPSLRGEPLVVGMGYEDGESFGAVATASYEAREFGVESAQPISQALERLPPIEASGDEPGGRYRPVDIEYYQSVAEEVREILHDCADVVREVSIDEAYLDVTDSTAWRTVDDGSDRERTLAEGVGRHLKQRIAREVGVPASVGVAPNMSAAKVASDHDKPDGLVVVPPGSVRDFLAPLSVTEVHGVGPVTAREMGEMGIETAGDLAAADPDRLEARFGSRGRELHDRARGVDDREVTPTGRPKSLSRESAFAEATDDADEKADVVTGLAADVADRARRRGAMYRTIGIKVVVPPYDVNTRARSLSGPVDDPDLVREVALDLLAEFDGDAARKVGVRVSNLSFADADQSRLDGWEGSDATVSTDEADEAPAGAESAESDGERGDATDGQVSLGDFD; translated from the coding sequence ATGGCGGGCGAGACGCTCCCCGGCGTGGCGCGCGAGGACCGCACCGACGCGCGCGTCGTCCTCCACGTCGACATGGACTGCTTTTACGCCTCCTGCGAGCGCCTGCGCGAACCCTCCCTCCGCGGGGAACCCCTCGTCGTCGGCATGGGCTACGAGGACGGCGAGTCGTTCGGCGCCGTCGCCACCGCGAGTTACGAGGCGCGCGAGTTCGGCGTCGAGAGCGCCCAACCCATCTCGCAAGCCCTCGAACGCCTCCCGCCCATCGAAGCGTCGGGCGACGAACCCGGCGGCCGCTACCGTCCCGTCGACATCGAGTACTACCAGTCCGTCGCCGAGGAGGTGCGCGAGATTCTGCACGACTGCGCCGACGTGGTGCGCGAGGTGAGCATCGACGAGGCGTACCTCGACGTGACCGACAGCACGGCGTGGCGGACCGTCGACGACGGAAGCGACAGAGAGCGAACGCTCGCGGAGGGCGTCGGCCGCCACCTCAAACAGCGCATCGCCCGCGAGGTGGGCGTCCCGGCCAGCGTCGGCGTCGCCCCCAACATGTCGGCCGCGAAGGTGGCCTCCGACCACGACAAGCCGGACGGACTGGTCGTCGTCCCGCCGGGGTCGGTCCGCGACTTTCTCGCCCCCCTCTCCGTCACCGAGGTGCACGGCGTCGGCCCCGTGACGGCGCGGGAGATGGGCGAGATGGGAATCGAAACGGCGGGCGACCTCGCGGCCGCGGACCCCGACCGATTGGAAGCGCGGTTCGGGTCGCGCGGCCGCGAACTCCACGACCGGGCGCGCGGCGTCGACGACCGGGAGGTGACGCCCACAGGGCGGCCGAAGAGCCTCTCGCGGGAGTCGGCGTTCGCCGAGGCGACCGACGACGCCGACGAGAAGGCGGACGTCGTCACCGGCCTCGCCGCGGACGTGGCCGACCGCGCGCGGCGCCGCGGTGCGATGTACCGAACCATCGGCATCAAGGTCGTCGTCCCGCCCTACGACGTGAACACGCGGGCGCGGTCGCTGTCAGGTCCGGTCGACGACCCCGACCTCGTGCGCGAGGTGGCGCTGGACCTCCTCGCAGAGTTCGACGGCGACGCGGCCCGGAAGGTGGGCGTCCGCGTCTCGAACCTCTCCTTTGCCGACGCCGACCAGTCCCGACTGGACGGCTGGGAGGGGTCGGACGCGACGGTATCGACGGACGAAGCCGACGAGGCACCGGCGGGCGCGGAGAGCGCCGAGAGCGACGGCGAGCGAGGAGACGCGACGGACGGACAGGTCTCCCTCGGCGACTTCGATTGA
- the lrpA1 gene encoding HTH-type transcriptional regulator LrpA1, with amino-acid sequence MEATSTEGRILAVLEQDAQASYAEIAERADVSKPTVRKYIQKLESDGVIVGYSADVDPKKLSGQSIAFVGIDIASERYVEATRALKALEDVESLYSSSGDHMLMAEVRAADGDALGDVIAEQILSIDGVTAAHPSFLQERLK; translated from the coding sequence ATGGAAGCAACCTCTACGGAGGGACGCATCCTCGCCGTCCTCGAACAGGACGCGCAGGCGTCCTACGCGGAAATCGCGGAACGGGCGGACGTCTCGAAGCCGACGGTCCGCAAGTATATCCAGAAACTGGAGTCCGACGGCGTCATCGTCGGCTACTCGGCCGACGTGGACCCGAAGAAACTCTCCGGGCAGTCCATCGCGTTCGTCGGCATCGACATCGCCTCCGAGCGCTACGTCGAAGCGACGCGCGCGCTGAAAGCGCTAGAGGACGTGGAGTCGCTGTACTCCTCGTCGGGCGACCACATGCTGATGGCCGAGGTGCGCGCCGCCGACGGCGACGCCCTCGGCGACGTCATCGCCGAACAGATACTCTCCATCGACGGCGTCACCGCCGCGCATCCGTCGTTCCTCCAAGAACGGCTGAAGTGA
- a CDS encoding thiamine pyrophosphate-dependent enzyme, producing MSAFNAIGENVERDRNEYTPGLEPQPTWCPGCGDFGVLKALKGAAAELGLSPEEMLLVTGIGCSGKLNSYFDSYGFHTIHGRSLPIARAAKLANPGLTVVAAGGDGDGYGIGGNHFMHSARENHDMTYIVFNNEIFGLTKGQTSPTSPMGHKSKTQPHGSAKQPLRPLSMSLNAGASYVARTAAVNPNQAKDIIVEAIEHDGFSHVDFLTQCPTWNKDAKQYVPYIDVNDSEDYEIDVSDRKSASDLMYETENALNEGTVLTGRYYHDEDRPSYQQEKQNIGEMPEEPLAERYFDEDYEWERSYDMFLDKHK from the coding sequence ATGAGCGCATTCAACGCAATCGGCGAGAACGTCGAACGAGACCGAAACGAGTACACACCCGGACTCGAACCCCAGCCCACCTGGTGTCCCGGCTGTGGCGACTTCGGGGTCCTTAAGGCCCTGAAAGGCGCCGCGGCGGAACTCGGCCTGTCCCCCGAGGAGATGCTCCTCGTCACGGGCATCGGCTGCTCGGGTAAGCTGAACAGCTACTTCGACTCCTACGGCTTCCACACCATCCACGGGCGCTCGCTCCCCATCGCGCGCGCCGCGAAACTCGCGAACCCCGGCCTGACGGTCGTCGCCGCCGGCGGCGACGGCGACGGCTACGGTATCGGCGGAAACCACTTCATGCACTCCGCCCGCGAGAACCACGACATGACCTACATCGTGTTCAACAACGAGATTTTCGGCCTGACGAAGGGGCAGACGTCCCCGACGTCGCCGATGGGTCACAAATCGAAGACCCAGCCTCACGGCTCGGCCAAGCAGCCGCTTCGGCCGCTGTCGATGTCCCTCAACGCGGGCGCGTCGTACGTCGCCCGCACCGCCGCCGTCAACCCCAACCAGGCGAAGGACATCATCGTCGAGGCCATCGAGCACGACGGGTTCAGCCACGTCGACTTCCTGACGCAGTGTCCGACGTGGAACAAGGACGCCAAGCAGTACGTCCCCTACATCGACGTCAACGACTCGGAGGACTACGAGATCGACGTCTCCGACCGTAAGTCCGCCTCCGACCTGATGTACGAGACGGAGAACGCCCTCAACGAGGGTACCGTCCTCACCGGCCGGTACTACCACGACGAGGACCGTCCGTCCTACCAGCAGGAGAAGCAGAACATCGGCGAGATGCCCGAGGAACCCCTCGCGGAGCGCTACTTCGACGAGGACTACGAGTGGGAGCGCTCGTACGACATGTTCCTCGACAAGCACAAGTAA